Proteins encoded together in one Styela clava chromosome 12, kaStyClav1.hap1.2, whole genome shotgun sequence window:
- the LOC144430358 gene encoding alpha/beta hydrolase domain-containing protein 17B-like, which produces MSGMNTLTFREICRLFCCPPCPSQIASKLAFLPPDPTYSVMLDESGNNYKLHLTERAEWQYTDRELKNIEVFVTQTSRGNRIPCMFVKCPHSAPSPPPKYTLLFSHGNAVDLGQMSSFYVGLGARLGVNIFSYDYSGYGASNGSPTERNVYADIEAAWQGLRQRYGISPEHIILYGQSIGTVPTIDLAKKYECAAVILHSPLLSGMRVAFPDTKRTWCFDPFPSINKVAKVTSPVLVIHGTEDEVIDFSHGLAIYERCQKAVEPLWVEGAGHNDIELYSQYIDRLRQFVTVELRE; this is translated from the exons ATGTCTGGTATGAACACCCTGACATTCAGGGAAATATGTAGATTATTTTGTTGTCCACCATGTCCCAGTCAAATTGCGTCAAAGCTGGCATTTTTGCCCCCTGATCCCACATATTCAGTAATGTTGGATGAATCTGGAAATAATTATAAACTACATCTCACAGAGAGAGCAGAATGGCAATACACAGATAGAGAGCTGAAGAATATAGAG GTCTTCGTTACACAAACATCCAGAGGAAATCGTATTCCTTGTATGTTTGTAAAATGTCCACACTCAGCTCCTTCACCTCCTCCAAAGTATACCTTATTATTTTCACATGGAAATGCAGTGGACTTGGGTCAAATGAGTTCATTTTATGTCGGTCTTGGAGCAAGATTAGGtgtcaatattttttcatatgacTACTCAGGATACGGTGCTAGCAATGGTTCACCAACAGAAAGAAATGTTTATGCTGATATTGAAGCTGCTTGGCAGGGGCTCAGGCAAAg GTACGGCATCAGCCCGGAACACATCATATTATATGGTCAGAGCATAGGTACAGTACCAACAATTGATCTTGCTAAGAAGTATGAATGTGCTGCCGTTATTCTCCATTCACCATTACTCTCGGGTATGAGGGTTGCTTTTCCTGACACAAAAAGAACATGGTGCTTTGATCCATTTCCTAG CATCAACAAAGTTGCAAAAGTCACGTCACCAGTTCTTGTCATACACGGTACCGAAGATGAAGTTATCGATTTTTCTCACGGTCTAGCAATCTATGAAAGATGTCAAAAGGCAGTTGAACCATTATGGGTTGAAG